The Lytechinus pictus isolate F3 Inbred unplaced genomic scaffold, Lp3.0 scaffold_25, whole genome shotgun sequence nucleotide sequence CATACAAATTATAAACATATTTAAAACTTAGGAGTAATGAGTTATAAACTTTCTGGAGATAAAAGATAGAATAATGGGACAAACTAAGACCTAGTGGGTAAAACATAGGGGTAAAGTGGGGTGAAGAGATAGAACGATAAAATGACTTGCCAGCGACAATAAATTAGGAAAGCAAAATAAGGGCAGACGGATCAACGATACTGTCGAAACATGAGGGAAAAAGAATTGTAGGAATCTTCAAGTTATTGGACTTTGTTTCTTACCGCAATCGGCTTCATCGTATGCCATGTTATAGCAGTTCTGTCTTCCATTACAAACAAGTTCTCGATTGATGCACATATATTCACCACATGTGAACGATGCTGTCTCATTACACTCGTCTGTAAAACAGAGAATTTCACATATTATAAATggtttaaacaaaaatgaaaatccatattttattgttcgaaaatagacatgaaatgaaatactccgaaaatttgctttgcccagttgatcgtgggcccggcagccgctgtgcagcgccagatcgacgaggctctatccctttaatcgttgaacgccaatcagggtagcagcaactcccatcttttaacgtcttttggtctgacgcggccggggtttgaacccctgacctcccggttgtgagacggacgctctaccaactgagccaacaaaATAATCTAACTTTCTCTTTAGGCGGAGACAGAGATCGCCATAAAGTATTCCTTATGTTATAATCATTGTCCCACCAGGAACACTCGAGAGGATTTGTATTATTGACCAAGCTTTATTTTCCTCTGTAACATTATAATCTCCCAAaggattacataatttttttttataacgaTATAGTTGAAAAACTGGAATAACATGATATCTTTGTGCTGGGATTTGAATCAATCCTATTTTCTTTTACTTGATAGAACTATGATTGATAAAGGCAAttaacaatgaaataaaaatttaacaaaataatttcttcatataaaaaaaaatcagtctgTCCTATTTTATATTCAATAGCGTTACAGTTATGAAAAGGATTTTATGGtgatatcaaataatttaaaaggaagaaaacttcgattttattcatagCTAATTTATATTTCAGAAAGAATCAGAAGAATCTGCATTGCTTACAATCTCGGTAAGCTGTATAGATGACCTTCCAGAAGTTCTTGACGCTGCCAGTATTGGCCTGGAAGCGGATAAAAGCCCTGTTACTTGTTGTCATGATAGATGGGGCCGAGGTACTGCAAAACGTTTTCATTCGCTTCAAATCCCAAGCATACTTATCATAGATCATGATCTGATTCATGTAGCATTCATTGACGTAGTGAAGCGAGAACTCCGCAAACTCTATCATTATCTAGAGAGACGAGAAATGTGGTAAAATGTTATACTTTTCCAAAAAAGAAGTACAACAACAAATACAGTAGTACCTGATCAAATAATTTTGCCTTCAGGAGTAGTCGCTCATTTATAAAGTTAGGCCAAAGTATAATTCATAAATGAGAAATGACAgtggtaaatatttttttccgaaattgaaattatattcaacAGTGTTCAATTTAAATCTTTGGATGTCTACAGTTTTTGTTTGACaaaagataaatagatagacagacagacagacagacggacggacagacagacatatagatagatagatagatagatagacagagaaaTTCGGAGATCCGGATTTATATTCGTCAATTATTGACTAGTCATATCGAGATACACCCCATAATACTTTAAAGTGAGTACtcgtaaggaaaaaaaatggagaaattcacatttttctagCAGCTCAAAttgtcaataataataatgacatttaCAATATGGTTTGTGATCCAAATTATGTTTCGTATAATGTGTGAATCCATTTCAAACCCTTGCCACTTGTCAACTGCCCTGCTCATGACggatctgggtcccgtaacacaaagcttagcaatcattgtagaactttttttacgattgattgaatTGGCTACAATGTATGTAATCAATCGTGAAAGtgagcgtacgattaatcgctaacctctgtgttacgggaccctggtggATACCTTGTTCTTTGGATGGACAGTTAACTTCCCACAATATTCTCAGTTttcttttctattattttttgggggattTATATCAAGCTTCCCCCATTGTTTCAGACGTCATAATTCTGATTCGGGTACAGACCTTGTTGTTTGGAGGGACAGTAACCTCCCACGTACAGTCTATTTTGGTTGGCCATCTCTTATCTTCATCTAGTATCCTGAACACGTCCTCTGCTGAGATCTCACCATCGTAACCGTCCATCGAAAAGAAACATTCTAccagaaaagaaaaatgtcaaaattcattaattttaaaggaaacaataatggcaaagttaccatagctACCATATTTATCAAACCCCAGGCTTTTCCAAACGTGTATCAGTCAGGTGTAATTATTTATATCCGGGAACCGATCGTTTTACGTCGCTATCCGAAAAACCTTACTCGGTCTTGGAATAGATCCATGGCTGAATAAATTTATAACTGCCACGGCCAGCTTCATtataggaagaagaaaaaatattccacTTGAAAGATGGAATCTCTCTCCTAATCTCATCTACATCGCTCCTTTTAGATCCAGAATATGAACCCCTTCCAATCGTCCAAGAAGGCCACTGTCCCACGATGCAAACATCAATACTTCAAGTAAAATATAAATGGATAAAACCCTTTCATGCTCTCAAGTTCTTCTTGTTCTGACTGTGACTTTAACTCTACAGAATGTATATCATTCTTGTAATATGATTCGAACCCTAATCGTTGGATTTGGATGGATACGACATAAAAGCACCTGACCTCCCAGCTTCAATCTGTAGTTTCCTCTTGGTTCTACTAAAGAAAGTTATATTTTCCGTCAGTAAATTAGCAAATAAATGTAATCATTTTAGACCAAGCTTACCTTCAGGTCCGTATGTCCTTCTTGTCGAAACACTTGTTGCTTGGGGTTTGGTtggagctgaaaaaaaaatgtcacgaAGATCTCGTTGTGTTAGTAATTCAAgaattatgaaaaaacaagTATACGATAAAATTAACACAATATCATTCAAACCATAGCGAACCATAGACCATAGCTAATCAAGTTCTTCATTTGGGGATAAAAGCGCTTTGTCGATTAAAAGCCATGCTCACGGCCGGGCAGAGGTGCCGTGTCTGgagatcgaaccccggacttgcAGATGTCTAGTCAgttcaggcgccttagaccactcggcaaCGGCACCACCCTTTTATCCTTTATTCAAAGAAATGGAAATGCTACATGTAAGTTTGTAAACTATGTGTGCACTTGTCTTTAGAAAAAGTTATCCATTTAAATTTGACCCGATAACAGTGTTGTTAAACATTTATCTTAAAAGGGATAAATTGTTAACCTTATCCAAGGTATGGCGTAGAACTTGAGCAACATGCGAAGAGTTTCGCTAATCAAATATACAGTTTCACTCTTATCACTTCCATATCCCTCTCGAGGTATATTAGTAATTTATGTCTTTAAAGTAAATGAATTGAGCAGAGCATCTTAATCTTAAATTTTCCAAGATTCCAGTGGCTATAGAACTTTCACCATTAGCTTACCTGGTAGATACCTGAATATCCCAGCGAATCCCTGCTCTACCAGTAAACTATCGGTGATGAAAAACATAAGAAGATGATTTCCGGAGGACACTATCCGAGGAGGAGCAACGTTACCACAATCACGAGTGATGAGTGGGGAGTAACCATAGCGACCATCGTGGATCTCGATGTAGTCGTACTCGCACCCGGCTGAGCCCTCTACGTTGAAAGTTGAAGAGAAGACCAGCTCAATCACCTCGTTTTCGGCAGCTAGTCAAAGAGGATCGTAATGGGTTTGAACAATGCCAAGATGTTATCATCAAGATTTAGAGTGCTGTACATACTTTTAGGTTACTTGTTTGgattttataaaatgaatttgatttgtcaaaaaTAGGATCGCCACTCACTTACTTTGCTCAATTTTATGTTAGTCTTGTGACTTTAAGTGTGTGCAGGGTAAATTagattatgtattatatattcatgatcGGGGTTGAGATATACCTTTATCAAATGTCCGCCACAACGGTTTGATAAATCTATATGCTGATTGGTGAAGTCACTTGATAGATTTGGGGGAAAATCAATGATTTTATAATTTAGTATTATTTTGACGTTCATCTTTcattattgaaaaaacaatacataACCAGTTGAGATGAAAGGTGACAttaaggtgacacgacattgatttttgtttcttacTAGTTACCAAGAGTTagtggcccatattctgaagtcaggtttaacttagaccatggtctaactctgtgctaaaattatgggaagccaaaagtgtcaaattgtttattaagttgtatgtttgttatgtttgctgtgctctttcctgattcatcgatggtaaatacaatcatttttgtatacttcctagacaattatgaatgatttgagagccaaatgagctgaaatatgatatctctactgttaatgatttatgtaacagttggctatccatacttaaaccacaactttaaatctgagtttaagttaaacccgacttcagaatacgggcca carries:
- the LOC129277632 gene encoding neuropilin and tolloid-like protein 1 translates to MVFVTVTSYGQEGAADDGPRFRFPSPHRYDLATWCEEKYYPYEKDGMFASPNYPLDYNSDEECVYRFEAAENEVIELVFSSTFNVEGSAGCEYDYIEIHDGRYGYSPLITRDCGNVAPPRIVSSGNHLLMFFITDSLLVEQGFAGIFRYLPAPTKPQATSVSTRRTYGPEECFFSMDGYDGEISAEDVFRILDEDKRWPTKIDCTWEVTVPPNNKIMIEFAEFSLHYVNECYMNQIMIYDKYAWDLKRMKTFCSTSAPSIMTTSNRAFIRFQANTGSVKNFWKVIYTAYRDYECNETASFTCGEYMCINRELVCNGRQNCYNMAYDEADCEPEHPTSLLNGKIDAVLGCMMAIIFLVTFITICLTCRHSWLRTRERAKAMSTRRKAEKQAVQYMMDNEANADAQELSPMGERETTNYTVWNKNSLTDDNYVSCNNTSSSTSRHLGTGRASLTSQVSDYVEHMMDRIGSVHGQSSGGSSEGKLTRANTNNVWTRQSFSDHPRTVHKYPTKDIQVHV